The Cytophagia bacterium CHB2 genomic sequence CATGCGTGCGCTGCTGGCCCCGCTGGGCCTATTCGGACTCCTCGACAACTACGAATACGCCATCGGTACCTCGGGCGTCGCGTTGGTGCTCTGACCCCTGACTCTGGCCGAACGCTTGCCTGGATTGGCTCCGGTGTCAGATTTGCGGTCGATCTGTTCTTGAGGTGCCCCATGTCCACAGCCCAACCTCTCGGTCCTGCCGAAGTAGATCACCTGTTTGGCTCGACACTGACGTACAGCTTCACGCGGGCGAAGAATCAGTTGAAATCCACTGAAATCGCCAGCGTGTTGTGGCAGAATCAGCCGGTGCAGGGCAATCCCAATCTGCCGGAGTTAAGTTACTCGGAATTCGGCCAGCGCCATCGCATCGTGGGCAGCGCGACTTATCGTAAGAGCTGGTCGAATAGCATGGCAACGCATTTTGGTTTGTTCTTGGAAGTGGCGGAGGGTAATCGCTTCGCAGGTTCGGGCGGCAATCGGTATTCGTATCTCTATTCCGGCGACGTGAATGGCGACGGCCAGGGCGGCAACGATTTGATCTACATTCCGGCGAACCAGAACGAGATCAATTTTGCGCCCTACACGGACGCCACCGGCCGTACCGTTTCCGCCCAGGAACAATGGAACGCGCTCAATGCCTTTATTGAACAAGACAAATATCTCAGCGCGCATCGCGGCGAAATTTCGGAACGCTTCGGCGCGGTAAATCCGTGGTATTACAACATCGATTTGCGCGTGCTGCAAGATTTCTCGTTTAACGCGGGCGCCAAACGGCAAACCATACAGTTGAGTTTCGACATTCTCAATGTTCCGAATTTGATCAATTCGAGCTGGGGTGTGCGCAAAGTTGCGAGCGCCTCAGCAACTTCACCACTGCGGCTGGTAAATTTTGATGGGACCAGCGGCGAGCCGGTTTTCAATTTCACCGGGCCGTCCAAGACGTTCATCGACGATGCGGGCTTGAATTCGCGCTGGCAGATTCAGGTGGGATTGCGGTATATGTTCAACTAAAATCGTTCGCCCGCTTTGTTTGGGTGAGTTTCGGTTTGGCATCTCGCAAGCCGTGACAAAACTCTTTTAGAGTTGTATAGTAGGAAAAAGCTCCTTGTTCTGGCGACAAGGAGCTTTTTTGTTGATATCAGAGAAACTATTCGGGATCAGAATTTGGAATTTATTGTCCCATGAATTTCGGCAGCCATGTCGCCAATTGCGGAAAGAAGATCACCAGCAGCAATGCCAGTACCTGTATGATAATGTAGGGCACAACGCCACGATAAATGTGAGTCGTTTTGACTTCGGGCGGGGCCACGCCTTTGAGATAAAAGAGCGAAAAACCAAAGGGCGGCGTGAGAAACGAGGTTTGCAGGTTAAGCGCCAGTAGAATGCCGAGCCACAACAAATCGACCTGCATTTTGACAAAAATCGGCGCGACCACCGGCACGATGATAAAGATAATCTCGATGAAGTCAATGAAGAAGCCGGCGATGAACACGACAACCATCACCAAAGCCAGAAACGCATGCGGCGTAAGATTAGAGCTGATAATCAATTCGGTGAGATAGCGATCACCGTGCATGCCGCGAAAGACCAATCCGAATGCCGTAGCGCCGACGAGAATGATGAAAACCATGCTGGTAAGAAACGTGGTTTCGCGCATGACGGCATTCAGCGTTTTATAATTGAGCTTTTTGTAGAACACTGTCAGTAGGGTGGCGCCTAACGCGCCTACCGCCGCAGCCTCGGTGGGCGAAGCGACGCCCAAAAAAATCGAGCCGAGCACCGCGATCATCAATGCCACCGGCAACAAGAATGCGAGCAAGACTCTTTTTGCCATGTGCCGCCCCTGGAAGCGATCCAACTCGGCGGCAGGCATTGCCGGAGCTGCGCCCGGTTTGAGCCATGAAATGATCGCGATCCACAAGAGATAGATCAAGACCAGGCCTGTGCCGGGAATGAATGCGCCGGCAAACAGATCGCCTATTGGAACATTCAGAATGCTGCCCAGCAAAACCAGCACAATGCTGGGCGGGATGATTTGACCAAGCGTGCCGGCGGCTGCAATTGTGCCGGTGGTTAGTTCGGGGCTGTAACCGCGCCGGAGCATGGTTGGCAAACTCAAAAGCCCCATGGTGACCACTGTTGCGCCTACGATGCCGGTGGTGGCGGCAAGCAAGGCGCCGACGATGATAACGGAAATCGCCATGCCGCCCCGCATTCGCCCGAATAGCAACGCCATCGTTTCCAAAAGATCGTCGGCCAGCCCGGATTTTTCCAGCATCACGCCCATGTAAATGAACAGCGGTACCGCGAGCAACACGTAATTCGTCATTACTCCCCAAATGCGCAGCGGCAACAAGTTGAAAAAATCAAGCCCGAACGTTGCCAAACCGAATATCAGCGAAACACCACCGAGCGTGAAGGCCACGGGATAGCCGAGAAGCAACAAAACAAATAACACAGCAAAAAGCAGAAGGGCGGCGGTGTCGCTCATGATTGGGTCTCCTGCGCGTGCATCGGGTGATCGAGAATGAGGAGCAGCGCTTTGCCGGCGTGCGCCACGGCTTGTAGCAACAAGAGCGCAAAACCGGCGGGGAGAGCGGCTTTCAAGATATATCTTGCCGGCAGTCCGCCCGGGTCGGGAGAGGTTTCACGAATGACAAATGCGTTGTGAACGAACGTGTAGGATGTCCAAATAATCAAAGCAGCGAAGGGTATGAGGAAAAACAAAGCGCCGAGCAAATCAATCCACGCGCGGCCTTTGGGAGAAAGCTTGGCATAAAAAAGATCGACGCGCACATGCCGGTCGTGTTTGAACGCAAAACCTGCGCCGAGCAGAAAGATGACGGCAAAGAGATGCCATTCCAATTCCTGCACGGCAACGCTGCTGCGCTTCAGAAAGTAGCGGGTGAAGACATCATAACAG encodes the following:
- a CDS encoding TRAP transporter large permease subunit translates to MSDTAALLLFAVLFVLLLLGYPVAFTLGGVSLIFGLATFGLDFFNLLPLRIWGVMTNYVLLAVPLFIYMGVMLEKSGLADDLLETMALLFGRMRGGMAISVIIVGALLAATTGIVGATVVTMGLLSLPTMLRRGYSPELTTGTIAAAGTLGQIIPPSIVLVLLGSILNVPIGDLFAGAFIPGTGLVLIYLLWIAIISWLKPGAAPAMPAAELDRFQGRHMAKRVLLAFLLPVALMIAVLGSIFLGVASPTEAAAVGALGATLLTVFYKKLNYKTLNAVMRETTFLTSMVFIILVGATAFGLVFRGMHGDRYLTELIISSNLTPHAFLALVMVVVFIAGFFIDFIEIIFIIVPVVAPIFVKMQVDLLWLGILLALNLQTSFLTPPFGFSLFYLKGVAPPEVKTTHIYRGVVPYIIIQVLALLLVIFFPQLATWLPKFMGQ
- a CDS encoding TRAP transporter small permease subunit, with product MKFLRKFIAAIEAMNEKVGYLVSWLTTLMVLIVCYDVFTRYFLKRSSVAVQELEWHLFAVIFLLGAGFAFKHDRHVRVDLFYAKLSPKGRAWIDLLGALFFLIPFAALIIWTSYTFVHNAFVIRETSPDPGGLPARYILKAALPAGFALLLLQAVAHAGKALLLILDHPMHAQETQS